In Gadus macrocephalus chromosome 4, ASM3116895v1, the following proteins share a genomic window:
- the LOC132455259 gene encoding uncharacterized protein LOC132455259, translating to MDPVVARMVLVQVAGALVHRRGKQVHRRWWVHPILRTRNQRGEYHALVQELRLDALLFHQYFRMPPDYFDELLGKVGPLITMADTRFRSAIGPAERLAICLRYLATGDSFHTIGFSYRVGTSSVCRIVREVASAIWTALVEEEMSVPKRADWSTMAEQFEWRWNFPNCIGAIDGKHVVIQAPGNSGSLYYNYKGTFSLVLLAVVDADYLFRVVDVGGYGRTSDSGSLRNSAFGEALRDGTLDLPPARVISGAEQRGPLPHVFVGDEAFPLMTHLLRPFPGQHHTQEKRVFNYRLSRARLVVECAFGILASRWRMYRRVIGTSPEVAEVCVRATCVLHNFLERKKLQGRRRGVEPNIEPSTDPEALRDAPRMGSNNASRLTIQMREAYCAFFNEEGAVPWQPRA from the exons ATGGATCCCGTTGTAGCAAGGATGGTGTTGGTTCAGGTTGCTGGTGCTTTGGTCCACCGACGTGGAAAGCAAGTGCATCGGCGTTGGTGGGTTCACCCCATTCTCCGGACACGCAACCAGAGAGGGGAGTATCACGCACTTGTGCAGGAGTTGCGTCTGGATGCACTCCTTTTCCATCAATATTTTCGGATGCCTCCGGACTACTTCGACGAGTTGCTTGGCAAGGTCGGTCCTCTCATTACCATGGCAGACACACGGTTTCGTTCTGCAATTGGCCCTGCCGAGCGACTCGCCATTTGCCTACG GTATCTTGCCACTGGCGATTCCTTTCACACgattggcttcagctatcgtgTGGGCACTTCGTCAGTTTGTAGGATAGTGCGGGAGGTAGCCAGTGCCATCTGGACTgctttggtggaggaggagatgtctGTTCCCAAGAGGGCGGACTGGAGCACCATGGCCGAGCAGTTTGAGTGGCGCTGGAACTTCCCCAACTGCATCGGAGCGATTGATGGGAAGCATGTTGTGATACAAGCTCCAGGTAACTCTGGCTCCTTGTATTACAATTACAAGGGCACCTTCTCCCTGGTCCTCCTCGCCGTAGTGGACGCCGACTACCTCTTCCGGGTTGTGGATGTTGGAGGCTACGGCAGGACGAGTGACAGCGGCTCCCTCCGTAACTCCGCGTTTGGGGAAGCTCTTCGCGATGGCACCCTTGACCTCCCTCCGGCCCGCGTCATCTCCGGCGCAGAGCAGCGGGGGCCACTTCCTCACGTGTTTGTGGGGGATGAGGCGTTCCCACTCATGACCCACCTGCTGCGGCCATTCCCTGGACAACATCACACTCAGGAGAAGCGAGTGTTCAACTACCGCCTCAGCCGGGCTCGGCTGGTAGTGGAATGTGCCTTCGGGATCTTGGCATCTAGGTGGCGCATGTACCGGCGCGTGATTGGCACCAGTCCTGAGgtagctgaggtgtgtgtgagggccacCTGTGTGCTGCACAACTTTCTCGAGAGGAAGAAGCTGCAGGGGAGAAGACGCGGGGTGGAACCGAACATCGAGCCATCGACTGATCCTGAAGCCCTGCGTGATGCACCCAGGATGGGCTCCAACAACGCCAGCAGACTGACCATCCAGATGCGGGA